One Alnus glutinosa chromosome 13, dhAlnGlut1.1, whole genome shotgun sequence genomic window, ACACCAAAACCGCAACCCATCTTATAGTGGTTagctcgcggccacccctgaaGACCACTCTGGGAGTGGGTGCGGCCACTCactagttttgaatttttttttttttttttttttttttttaatcttaatcatatgtattttaaataactatttattgtaattaaatgCTCTATATTATAACACCTCAGTAGATGCATCTTTTTTAAACgcaaaatttgaatattttattgataaaaaatgCATCTAACTTTTACCAAGTCGTCattcatataaaataaatttgataatCTAAAGAGCAGCCCctcaataacatttttttttttttttttcatgaatgatTTGGCACTTGCCACTTGCTAACATGGCATTGCATTCGAGGATTAACATGGATGCTAGCGTGTTAAATAAGATATGTGTGACACGTTAACTTTGACGATAAAATGACAGAATGACCTATTTTAAGCTTTGGCAAAACTTAAGGactttattcttgaaattaaaaactcaatgactaaatccaaatcaaatgAAAACCTAGGGACTAGAtataatttttcccttttttaaatAGCCGAAAGTAACAATTTGGATTGCTGCAATACTAAGGATGCGTTTGGGAACTAcgatttaaaaaattgcgatttgaaaatacaaaaaaatctgctttttcaaatcacaggtaagatgatgcttttttaaaaacgcgaaattttaaaggctaaactgtgattttgccaaacgtttaactgcgtttttaaaaattatatttttaaatcacacatttaaaaattattattttaaattacactttttaaaattacaaacccaAAGAGACTCTAATTATTACTAGTAAcgtgtttatttgaattttccaCGCTCAAATTCAATGCAACATGAAGACGGAATAGGTCTATCTAACTATCTCAGTTCCCCCACCTGCATCGACATTTAAAGCTtttacgtgcttcttggtttggagTATTCGATCGGTACGTCATAATTTCAAGTTTAGAAACGAAGCAGCTGCAATTTcgaaaaactaagaaaaataaaaggaaaccaaaagtaCTGCGTTGTTCATAAATGTATATAAAGGCAGAAAATGCGCGCGTGGACTAATATTTTCAAGACTTGCCAACAATAttgcattttatatatatatatatatataaaggcagtTTCCATAGTTGCATCGATCAGAATAGAATCACTTTAGAAATGGAGACTTCTTGTTTTgctaaaaatgtcatttttgtttGGGCTTTGGCTTTCATCGCTTCATCCCCTTTGGCTTGTGTTAAAGCAGCTGGATGCACCAAAGAACAGACGAGAGCTCTCTTGGAGATCAACAACGCCACAAATGCTTCTTCCCTTGCGGGCTGGGACGGAAGGAATTGTTGTGAAGCGAACGGAATCTATTGTGATGGTATTGCTGGAGGAGTTGGGGCAATATATTGGGAAGGGGAGTACAACGACGCTTCATCAAGAAGTACATGGTATCCAAATGTAACCTTGTTCACCTTATTTGATGAACTCGAAATACTAGTACTGCCTAACATGCAAATTGGAGGAAGCCTTGAAGGTACGTGAGAACTCttcctttcctcttttttcttttctaatcccATAATAATTTGTTCagcttcatttaattttatttgctcAATTCATTTTGGCTAATTCCTGAAATTCTAAATGACTCTCAATTCATACCTTGAGATCTTTTAGAGAATCCTACCTTCATAGAGTTtcacataattcataatcaGTCATAATATTTTCTAACCTCAATATTAATTAGGTTGTTCATTATTTTGATGCCTTCTAAgcatatacatgcataatatCCTACATTGGAACTCATTTTTCACACTCGATCACTTTGATGCAGCTTTTTGCGAACTGAAGGGATTACAATATCTGGAGTATTTGAATCTTATGGATAATATACTGGAAGGCGTTATTCCCTCTTGTCTTGGGATGATTGGAAACCTTCAATATCTTTTTCTATCAAATAATCGTCTTTATGGTAATCTACCTCCATCAATATTCTCCAACCAAAGCAAGATTGTGTATTTTCTAGCTTCGAACAATCAATTAGATGaggttttatcattttctactttTGCCAATGCTTCAAGTCTCCAATACCTTGATCTTTCAAGCAACTGCAATTTGGAAATTGAAACAGAATCTCCCTCATGGGTTCCAACCTTTCAGCTAAATTATCTGAACTTGGCGAATTGCAGCCTCAACAAGAAGAATGGTCACGTTTTCCCAAGCTTTATCACCGCCCAAGTTGCCTTGGAATCGCTAGACTTGTCTCACAACTTAATAGAGGGAAGCATACCTTGTCAGTTGCTATTCAACACGAGTATCACAGGTTTATCCTTGAGAAGTAACAAAATTGATGGTTCACTTTTTCTTGGTTGCTTTGCTAATCGAACTTCATCACTTCAATTATTTGACATGTCAGATAATAATGTCAAAGGTTCTCTTCCCGAAAATATTGGACATCTTCTTCCAAACTTATCCCATGTTGACATGTCCTTCAATGCATTAGAGGGCATCATTCCTTGGTCTTTTGGTAATCTAGAAGCATTAGACCTTTCTAATAACAAGCTCTCAGGGACTATACCGCAAAGTTTGACTAGAAATGGCACTCTACTGGTATATCTAAATCTATCAAACAATAGATTGGAAGGAGAAATGCTCCCAAGGGACACCAACATGACAAGCTTGGAGTGCTTGCAACTCGGCAGCAATCAATTTCAAGGAATGATCTCACCCGCAATATCAAACAGCCCCTATCTACTAATCCTAGATATTCGAAACAATAACTTGTCTGGTAATATTCCAAAGTGGTTGTATGATCATCCTCACTTGGTGGAAGTTCTTTTAAGTGGAAATCGCTTTGAAGGTCACCTACTTCGAAGAATGTGTCAAATGGAATTTTTGCAAGTTTTCGATATCTCTGATAATCATATTTCGGGAGGTATTCCCTCCTGCCTTGATAACATTACATCTTGGAAGAAGAGTTCTCCAAGGTCTAATTGCCGAAGCTATTACATAGAAAATGGTCAATTGTTTTTCGCGATGCGATCAATGAGACAACATCCTCTATTCGAAATTAAAATGGCCTTGCGAATAAAACATGAGGTATATGCTTACAAAGGTATCCCACTCTCATTGATGACTACAATTGACATGTCATCTAACCAATTGACAGGTAACATTCCTTTTCAAATGGGAGAATTGTCGCAGCTTCGGTCCTTGAACTTGTCGAATAATTTTCTAATGGGCCCCATTCcaaattcttttcaaaatttgaaaaacgtGGAGAGCTTGGATCTTTCCCACAACAAGTTGAGTGGGAGAATCCCTTTTGAATTGGTTGAAATGACTTCTCTATCAGCATTTAGTGTTGCCTATAACAATCTTTCTGGAAGAGTCCCATTTGAGCGGCAATTCTCAACTTTCGAGTCGCAATTCTATGATGGAAATCCAGATCTATGTGGAGACCCTCTGCCGAGAAACTGCTCAACTACAAACCAACTTGAACCTGGAcatgaggaagaaaaggaagagagtaGAATAATTGATAGCCCTTTATTCTTCTATGCATTTGTTGCTGTCTCTTATGCATTcggattttgggttttctttgggaTCCTAATCATTAACAAGAGTTGGAGGTATATCTATTTTAGAGCTGTGGACAGAATTATTGAGTCATGTTTTGAAATGCTCTCCAAGTATCAGTGATTCACATCCATATATGTACTTCAAAGTAATGCTTATCTTTAATAAAGATGTTGTATTGCAAAGTGCTTCTAGCTTACACTTGCAAATAGTTGTGTACAAGTTGCAAGGGTTCTAGAATTTCATTCTAGCctgaaatttcattttcatgggAATTGTTGCACCTTaaagaatttgaaatcaatttagCTTAGTTTTGATTTTGGTAGGAATTGTTGTCGATTGAAGAATTATGGTTAATGCTTTGCTACATATTTCCAAGCAATACATCCAAAGTTCGCCATGACCTCAACTACACATTTTTTAATAGGCAAACCAAaattatctttacaaaaaaaaaaagctattgaagaccacacattttttgtttttgtttatcaagGAGAATTTTTATGAGACACTACACAGGCCTCTCTATCAATGCACAAAGTCTATTTTGACTTGGTATTGCAGCCACAGAACTTGCTTTGGCCTCACTGTATGAAGATCCCAAATCACAAGTACTACTTGAATTAGAGTCACAATAATGCCCATGCACCTTGTTCTTCTGATCAATCAACAGTGCCTTACATTTATACCAACTGCTGAAGTTTCATAATGATTTATTCCAAAGAAGGCATTGCCACCGGTGAATTTGGAGTGCTCAAACCATCTTCTTCCAAATTATCTCTTATCCTAGACAGAATGTTATAGGCCAAGTTTCCAAGAACACGAGAATATGCTTCTAGAATTTAATGCCCAACATCCTATAAGAATTGAGAAAGGCAGATTAATTAAGAATCTTTTAAATGGGAGAGTGTAATTACCTTGGGATGAGTATCTTGGATAATGGCCAGCACAAGCATTTCAAGCAAAACATTTTCATTGATTGATTTGGCAGCCTTGAACACTTGATGTACCACTCTTCCTTGGTGAAACAATTTCTTTCTGGATTGATTTAGCAAAACAGGGTATGGCTATAACACCCCAGAAAAATTTAGCTTTTTAAATAGaacccaaaataaataaataaatgagattAAAATTGTTTTGTAAGATATAGTATAGCCCATGGGTTGTAAAGGCCCTTTCATTCAGACTAGTTTCTTGGCCTTTAATTATTCTGCTGACCCATTTATGTTAAGGCCATGGACAGCCACATATAAAGCCCAT contains:
- the LOC133854049 gene encoding receptor-like protein 56 produces the protein METSCFAKNVIFVWALAFIASSPLACVKAAGCTKEQTRALLEINNATNASSLAGWDGRNCCEANGIYCDGIAGGVGAIYWEGEYNDASSRSTWYPNVTLFTLFDELEILVLPNMQIGGSLEAFCELKGLQYLEYLNLMDNILEGVIPSCLGMIGNLQYLFLSNNRLYGNLPPSIFSNQSKIVYFLASNNQLDEVLSFSTFANASSLQYLDLSSNCNLEIETESPSWVPTFQLNYLNLANCSLNKKNGHVFPSFITAQVALESLDLSHNLIEGSIPCQLLFNTSITGLSLRSNKIDGSLFLGCFANRTSSLQLFDMSDNNVKGSLPENIGHLLPNLSHVDMSFNALEGIIPWSFGNLEALDLSNNKLSGTIPQSLTRNGTLLVYLNLSNNRLEGEMLPRDTNMTSLECLQLGSNQFQGMISPAISNSPYLLILDIRNNNLSGNIPKWLYDHPHLVEVLLSGNRFEGHLLRRMCQMEFLQVFDISDNHISGGIPSCLDNITSWKKSSPRSNCRSYYIENGQLFFAMRSMRQHPLFEIKMALRIKHEVYAYKGIPLSLMTTIDMSSNQLTGNIPFQMGELSQLRSLNLSNNFLMGPIPNSFQNLKNVESLDLSHNKLSGRIPFELVEMTSLSAFSVAYNNLSGRVPFERQFSTFESQFYDGNPDLCGDPLPRNCSTTNQLEPGHEEEKEESRIIDSPLFFYAFVAVSYAFGFWVFFGILIINKSWRYIYFRAVDRIIESCFEMLSKYQ